In Pochonia chlamydosporia 170 chromosome 3, whole genome shotgun sequence, the following are encoded in one genomic region:
- a CDS encoding extracellular SCP domain-containing protein Pry1 (similar to Metarhizium acridum CQMa 102 XP_007807315.1) has translation MLLSNIFSLLAVSGIVAAAPTELEARQSGNFKAEMIEAHNFFRGQHSAQPLTWNENLANKAQSWANTCNWSHSGSGENLASGTGFTSWGAFVNLWGAERKQYNYAQPGFSSATGHFTQVVWKNSKTLGCGWKKCGGGQGKASGWYIVCHYSPAGNYLGQFPQNVARQTKGKPTDVWQKRN, from the exons ATGCTTCTGTCCAACATCTTCAGTCTTCTCGCCGTGAGTGGCATCGTCGCTGCCGCTCCCACGGAACTCGAAGCACGACAAAGCGGAAACTTTAAAGCCGAAATGATTGAAGCGCACAACTTCTTCCGTGGCCAACACAGTGCCCAGCCGTTGACATGGAACGAGAATCTCGCAAACAAGGCTCAGAGCTGGGCCAACACTTGCAACTGGTCTCATTCT GGTTCTGGTGAGAATCTTGCCAGCGGCACCGGATTCACCAGCTGGGGCGCCTTTGTCAACTTATGGGGAGCCGAGAGAAAGCAGTACAACTATGCGCAGCCTGGTTTCTCCAGCGCAACCGGCCACTTCACCCAGGTTGTGTGGAAGAACAGCAAGACGCTGGGATGTGGGTGGAAGAAGTGCGGTGGCGGACAGGGCAAAGCCAGTGGTTGGTATATTGTGTGCCATTATAGTCCTGCTGGGAACTATCTGGGCCAGTTTCCTCAGAATGTGGCCAGACAGACCAAGGGCAAGCCGACTGATGTGTGGCAAAAGCGCAATTAG
- a CDS encoding coatomer subunit gamma (similar to Coccidioides immitis RS XP_001248041.1), producing MSYGKKDEDADLGLVKVDRTQVFQEARIFNEGTIQPRRCRILLTKIALLLYTGEKFPTNEATTLFFGISKLFQNKDASLRQMVHLVIKELANSAEDIIMVTSTIMKDTGGGSDAIFRPNAIRALCRIIDATTVQSIERVMKTAIVDKNPSVSSAALVSSYHLLPIAKEVVRRWQSETQEAAASTKSSGGFSLGFSSSSGQMPMNNSTMTQYHAIGLLYQMRMHDRMALVKMVQQFGAAGAVKNPAATVMLVRLASQLAEEDASLRKPMMQLLDGWLRHKSEMVNFEAAKAICDMRDVTDNEVAQAVHVLQLFLTSPRAVTKFAALRILHNFASFKPSAVSVCNPDIELLISNTNRSIATFAITTLLKTGNEASVDRLMKQISGFMSEITDEFKITIVEAIRTLCLKFPSKQAGMLTFLSGILRDEGGYEFKRAVVESMFDLIKFVPDSKDEALAHLCEFIEDCEFTKLAVRILHLIGLEGPKTAQPTKYIRYIYNRVVLENAIVRAAAVTALAKFGVGQKDPDVKASVKVLLTRCLDDVDDEVRDRAALNLKLMGEEDDELAQNFVKNDSMFSLPVFEHQLVMYVTSDDKEAFADPFDISKIPVVTREQADAEDRTKKLTATAPTLKAPKVGAAKAPASGAEAAASASAQAQRYAEELMQIPEMKEFGNVLKSSPAVELTEAETEYFVSVVKHIFKEHIVLQYEVKNTLPDTVLENVSVVATPGEEDELEEVFIIQAEKLATDEPGKVYVAFQKVNGEGSMPVTSISNVLKFTSKEIDPSTGEPEDTGYDDEYEVSEFDVSGSDYIVPTFASNFSHLWEQIGASGEEAEETLQLSGMKSIADATEQLAKALSLQPLEGTDVPVNQSTHTLKLLGKTVLGGRVVASVRMAFSSKSGVTTKITVRSEEENVAALVIASVA from the exons ATGAGCTACGGCAAGAAGGACGAGGACGCCGACCTGGGCCTGGTCAAGGTGGACCGAACCCAAGTATTTCAAGAAG CACGTATATTCAACGAAGGCACGATTCAACCGCGACGATGCCGAATCCTCCTCACCAAGATTGCCCTTCTCCTCTACACTGGGGAGAAGTTCCCAACCAATGAAGCCACCACCCTTTTCTTCGGCATCTCGAAGCTCTTCCAAAACAAGGATGCCAGCCTCAGACAGATGGTCcacctcgtcatcaaggaGTTGGCCAACTCTGCTGAGGATATCATTATGGTTACCAGCACCATTATGAAGGATACGGGCGGCGGCAGCGATGCCATCTTCAGACCCAATGCCATTCGAGCCCTGTGCCGTATCATCGAC GCTACAACCGTCCAATCGATCGAGCGAGTCATGAAGACCGCAATTGTCGATAAGAATCCTTCAGTCTCTTCCGCCGCACTGGTATCCTCATATCACCTCCTGCCCATTGCCAAGGAAGTTGTTCGACGCTGGCAGAGCGAAACCCAggaggccgctgcttcgaCCAAGTCCTCCGGCGGTTTCTCACTCGGATTCTCCTCATCGAGCGGACAGATGCCCATGAACAACTCGACAATGACGCAATATCACGCTATCGGATTGCTGTATCAGATGCGCATGCACGACCGAATGGCACTTGTCAAGATGGTTCAACAATTTGGTGCCGCTGGTGCCGTTAAAAATCCTGCCGCCACGGTTATGCTTGTCCGACTTGCTTCTCAGCTGGCTGAGGAAGATGCCTCTCTCCGAAAGCCCATGATGCAGCTGCTGGATGGCTGGTTGCGACACAAGAGCGAAATGGTCAACTTTGAAGCCGCAAAGGCCATTTGCGACATGCGCGATGTCACCGACAACGAAGTTGCTCAGGCGGTCCACGTTCTGCAACTCTTCCTGACTTCTCCCCGCGCCGTGACCAAGTTTGCCGCCCTCCGAATCCTTCACAACTTTGCCTCCTTCAAGCCGTCTGCCGTCAGCGTCTGCAACCCCGATATCGAGCTCCTCATTTCGAACACGAATCGATCAATTGCCACATTCGCCATCACGACCCTTCTTAAGACTGGTAATGAGGCTAGTGTCGACAGATTGATGAAGCAAATCTCTGGTTTCATGTCGGAGATTACTGATGAGTTCAAGATTACGATTGTTGAGGCTATCCGAACTCTCTGCTTGAAGTTCCCCAGCAAGCAGGCTGGTATGTTGACCTTCCTCAGTGGAATTCTGCGTGACGAAGGTGGATATGAATTCAAGCGCGCTGTTGTGGAAAGCATGTTCGATTTGATCAAGTTCGTCCCCGACTCCAAGGATGAGGCTCTTGCTCATCTCTGTGAGTTCATCGAAGACTGCGAATTCACAAAGCTGGCTGTGCGTATTCTGCATCTTATTGGTTTGGAGGGACCCAAGACAGCCCAACCAACCAAGTACATCCGATACATCTACAATCGCGTTGTGCTTGAAAACGCCATCGTCAGAGCCGCGGCCGTCactgccttggccaagtttggtgtgGGACAGAAAGACCCCGATGTCAAGGCTAGCGTCAAGGTTCTTCTTACTCGGTGCttggatgatgtcgatgatgaagTACGTGACCGTGCTGCCTTGAATCTGAAGCTTAtgggcgaggaagacgatgagtTGGCACAAAACTTTGTCAAGAACG ACAGCATGTTTTCTCTCCCAGTCTTCGAACACCAGCTTGTCATGTACGTCACCTCCGATGACAAGGAGGCTTTTGCCGACCCCTTCGATATCAGCAAGATTCCCGTCGTTACCCGGGAGCAAGCAGATGCCGAAGACAGGACAAAGAAGCTTACCGCTACGGCACCCACGCTCAAGGCACCCAAGGTTGGCGCCGCCAAGGCTCCTGCCAGTGGTGCAGAAGCTGCGGCATCTGCTTCCGCCCAGGCTCAACGATATGCCGAGGAGTTGATGCAAATTCCCGAGATGAAGGAATTTGGCAATGTTCTCAAATCTTCACCCGCCGTCGAGTTGACCGAGGCCGAAACCGAGTATTTTGTCAGTGTAGTGAAGCACATCTTCAAGGAGCACATCGTCCTGCAATACGAAGTGAAGAACACGCTGCCCGATACGGTTCTGGAGAATGTGTCTGTTGTAGCTACTCCCGGAGAGGAGGACGAGCTGGAGGAAGTATTCATCATTCAAGCAGAGAAGCTGGCCACCGACGAGCCTGGTAAGGTGTATGTTGCCTTCCAAAAGGTCAACGGAGAGGGTTCCATGCCTGtcacctccatctccaacgtCTTAAAATTCACAAGCAAGGAGATCGACCCTTCAACCGGCGAGCCCGAGGATACTGGTTACGATGATGAGTACGAGGTTTCAGAGTTTGATGTCAGCGGCAGCGATTATATCGTTCCCACGTTCGCCAGCAACTTTAGCCATCTGTGGGAACAGATTGGTGCCTCGGGagaggaagcagaagagACTCTGCAGTTGAGCGGCATGAAGAGTATCGCCG ACGCCACAGaacagctggccaaggctcTTTCATTGCAGCCGTTGGAAGGTACAGATGTTCCCGTCAACCAGAGCACACATACTCTCAAGTTGTTGGGCAAGACTGTCCTCGGTGGCAGAGTAGTAGCAAGTGTGAGAATGGCGTTCTCATCAAAGTCAGGAGTTACGACCAAGATTACAGTCAGAAGCGAGGAAGAAAATGTGGCGGCACTTGTGATTGCATCGGTGGCCTAA
- a CDS encoding ATP12 ATPase family protein (similar to Metarhizium acridum CQMa 102 XP_007807318.1) encodes MRPTTQLPLRTLSRAISTTINSRMMHATASKAANVAPILGTGPPPEPPTPAVRNMNERIERRRKQAELLKQAKVIRNAKDGKSTTLRKRFWKEVSVQEVDGALQINLDTRPLRHPQTKEIIRLPLSKPNLAFAIALEWDNLTSAQQATKQHLIPLTSLVCRAVDIEKDDASSTPSSAKIRNEITTSVLRYLDTDSLLCWAPPAGEYDLRNDEGESLRDVQKRTTDDIVSFMTTHVWPGIKIEPVLDGDAIMPRKQEEGVREVVQGWVSGLSPWEIAGLERAVLAGKSLIAAARFITEWSEGPVRKPNLTGDVQFGVEEAAKTVSLEVDWQLTQWGEVEDTHDVNNEDVRRQLGSVVLLVSGTGKHA; translated from the exons atgCGGCCGACAACCCAATTACCGCTACGGACGCTCTCGCGTgccatcagcaccaccatAAACTCCCGTATGATGCACGCCACTGCCTCCAAAGCCGCCAACGTCGCCCCGATTCTCGGCACCGGACCACCACCTGAACCCCCAACCCCAGCTGTCCGCAACATGAACGAGCGAATTGAGCGTCGTCGCAAACAAGCCGAGTTATTGAAGCAAGCCAAAGTAATCAGGAACGCCAAGGATGGAAAGTCGACGACCCTGCGGAAGAGATTCTGGAAAGAGGTCAGCGTTCAAGAAGTTGATG GCGCGCTGCAAATCAATCTCGACACCCGTCCGCTGCGACACCCCCAAACCAAAGAAATCATCCGACTACCTCTTTCCAAGCCGAACCTCGCCTTCGCAATCGCCCTCGAATGGGACAACCTGACCTCCGCacagcaagccaccaagcAGCACCTCATCCCCCTGACATCTCTGGTCTGCAGAGCAGTAGACATTGAAAAGGACGATGCGTCAAGCACCCCCAGCTCGGCAAAGATCCGAAACGAAATCACGACCAGCGTCCTGCGATATCTCGACACAGACTCCCTGCTGTGCTGGGCACCACCCGCCGGAGAGTATGATCTGCGCAACGACGAAGGCGAGTCGCTGCGTGATGTTCAAAAGCGCACAACTGACGACATTGTGTCATTCATGACGACCCACGTCTGGCCCGGCATCAAGATTGAGCCTGTTCTTGATGGGGACGCCATCATGCCACGGAAACAGGAGGAGGGCGTGCGCGAGGTCGTTCAAGGCTGGGTATCAGGGCTGAGTCCCTGGGAAATTGCGGGCCTAGAGCGAGCCGTTTTGGCGGGCAAGTCTCTCATTGCGGCGGCGCGGTTCATCACCGAATGGAGCGAGGGACCTGTCAGGAAGCCCAATTTGACGGGTGACGTGCAGTTTGGCGTGGAGGAGGCTGCCAAGACGGTTAGTCTGGAGGTAGATTGGCAGCTAACGCAGTGGGGAGAGGTTGAGGATACGCATGACGTGAACAATGAGGATGTGCGGAGGCAGTTGGGGAGtgtggtgttgctggtttcGGGGACAGGGAAGCATGCTTAG